A window from Branchiostoma lanceolatum isolate klBraLanc5 chromosome 9, klBraLanc5.hap2, whole genome shotgun sequence encodes these proteins:
- the LOC136442128 gene encoding N(G),N(G)-dimethylarginine dimethylaminohydrolase 1-like, producing the protein MTLSMTLTSDPQRNKMAAYGRYHTAVVRGIPDSVRYEALIQAEQRDYVDVEKARQEKAVYVQTLRDLGLRIVELPAAEEHPDCPFVEDCAVVCNGTALVTRPGHPSRRGEVHAVKKVLEADLGLEVVHMVEDEATMDGGDVLFTGKEFFVGLSNRTNEAGARILAETFPDYSVTTIPVARGLHLKCFCTMAAPDVMAVGEGPEAQKAWQEIRARGDHKYAVLNIPDDGAANCMFVNGTMIHCAADEFPKSAKTYAAAHLAYPRVQVSNKELAKVDGSLTCCSILI; encoded by the exons gaaacaagatggcggcgtacGGGCGGTACCATACGGCGGTAGTACGGGGCATCCCGGACTCCGTACGGTACGAAGCGCTGATCCAGGCCGAACAGAGGGACTATGTAGACGTGGAGAAGGCCCGTCAGGAGAAGGCAGTGTACGTGCAGACTCTGAGGGACCTGGGGCTGAGGATAGTCGAACTCCCGGCCGCCGAGGAACACCCCGACTGCCCGTTCGTGGAAGACTGTGCCGTGGTGTGCAATGGTACCGCACTGGTGACCCGACCCGGACACCCCAGCAGGCGAGGAGAG GTTCACGCCGTGAAGAAGGTTCTAGAGGCGGACCTCGGGCTGGAGGTGGTTCACATGGTGGAGGACGAGGCCACTATGGACGGAGGGGACGTTCTTTTCACAG GAAAGGAATTCTTCGTCGGCTTGAGCAACCGGACCAACGAGGCTGGGGCGCGCATTCTGGCAGAGACCTTCCCCGACTACAGTGTCACTACCATCCCGGTCGCTAGAGGGCTCCACCTGAAGTGTTTCTGCACCATGGCTGCGCCTGACGTCATGGCGGTGGGTGAGGGACCGGAGGCGCAGAAGGCGTGGCAG GAGATCCGGGCCCGTGGCGACCACAAGTACGCCGTACTAAATATCCCGGATGACGGGGCCGCTAACTGCATGTTCGTGAATGGGACCATGATTCATTGCGCGGCGGACGAGTTTCCCAAAAGTGCAAAG ACGTACGCGGCAGCTCACCTGGCGTATCCCCGGGTCCAGGTATCAAACAAGGAGCTGGCGAAGGTGGACGGATCGCTGACCTGCTGCTCTATCCTCATCTAG